The segment CAGAATACCAAGCGTGCCGCCCGCCGCGATCGATCCTGCCGCGACCCCGTCAGGATAGCCGCGTTTGCGCATTTCGGGGATGCCCATCTTGCCGATGGCGGCACAGGTCGCTGGACTGGAACCGGACATGGCGGCGAACAGCGCACAAGCCCCGAGGTTGGAAATGACCAGCCCGCCCGGCACACGGGTGAGCCAGCGCTCCAATGCTTCATAAAGGTCGGCACCAGCGCGGGTGGAGGCAATTGAAGACCCCATAATAATGAACATCGGGATCGACAGCAGGGCAAAGTTATCCAGTTTTCCGAACAGGATTTCCGGCAGCAGTTCAAGCGAACGCATGCCGTCAAACACCATCAGAAAGCCGGTTGAAACGATCAGCAGGCCCAGCGCCACGGAGACACCGGAAAACAACACGAGGATTGTGGCGAGCGCAACAATGCCGCCAAGGGTAAGCGGATCCATTATACGTCCTCCAGGCCGAACGGGGTGTCGATTTTCAAGATGACCGCGACAAGATCCGCGATCAGCTGCAAAAGGAATAGGCCAAAGCCGATGGGCATGGCGGCATATGGAATCCACAGGCGTACGCCCCAGACGGTGTCGGATTTCCAGTTCTTTTCGAACGTCAGGTGCCAGAATTCATAGCCGTACCATAGCATGATCGCGACCATGGCAATTGACAGCGACAGGGTGCACAGCGCCATCACAAACCGCGCGCGCCGGCCCAGCATCAGCGGGATCAAATCGACGTTCACGTGCCCCCGCAGGCGCTGCACATATGGCAAGCCGATCAGCGTCGCGCCGATGGCAAGGTAAATCACCGCTTCGGTCTGCCAAACGGTTGATCCATTCAGCACAAAGCGGATGAAAATCATCTGACAGGTGATCGCGACCGCCGCCACGATCATCGCGGCAGAACACCACCCCGCCACAGTTGAAAGAGCAGCCACAACGCGCAGGAACAAATTGTCGCCTGTCCGCGCCACGACAGCTGAGCTTGAGCCCGCCATATCATTTCCTTGGATGTTCGAAAGGGAAGAAGATGGAAGGCCGCGCAAGCAGCCTTCCGACGTCAGATTTACTCGACAGCCAATGCCATATCGAGCAGCTCTTGACCGTCAGGCACATCAGCAACAAAGGCTTTGTAGGACGTTTCCTGCGCCAACGCGCGCCACGCGTCAAAGTCTTCGGCGGTCATCTGCGCGATCTCGACACCTGCATCGCGGAACACTTTTTCAGATGCGGCATCCTGTTTTTTGGCTTCTTCCAGATAGAACGCTTCGGCTTTGGCCGAGGCATCCAGCAGGGCCTTTTGCTGATCGGCGTTCAACCCGTCAAACTTGGCTTTGTTCATCAACAGGGGCTGGTACATGAACCACAAGGCCACATCGCCGGCTGGGGTGTAGCATTTGACCTGTTCGTAAATCCGGTAGGACACGAAAGACGACGAAGATGTATTTGCCGCCGTAAGAACACCGGTTTGCATGGCATTGTAAATCTCCGACGATGCCATCGACGCGATGGAGGCCCCTGCCCCTGCCAACATCTGTTCAAACGCCTTGCCCGCGGCGCGGGTTTGCAGGCCCTTCACGTCATCGGGTGCCGTGATGCATTTGTCTTTGCCAACAAATCCACCGGCCAGATAGCCGTGTACCAATACCATGACGTCATCGTCCGCCATTTTTTCCTCAAGCGCTTCCATAAAGGGCGAGGCACTTAGGCGGGCGGCGTGGTCGTGGTTTTTGACCATGCCCGGCATGAGCGTGAGGTTATAAGCAGGCTGTTGACCGCCGGCATAGCTGAGCGGCAGAACGGTCATATCCAGCTGACCACGGCTTAGCGGGCGATATTGTTCGCGCGGCTTGAACAGGGATTTGGAACCGAAAATCTGAATGTCCAGATCGACATCTGCCGCGGCGACTTCGTCTGCCACAATCTGTGCCACCTGATGGCGCACGTCCTTGTTGGACCATTGATGCGACAGGCGCAGCGTTTCTGATTGTGCGGCTGTGCCAAGCGTCAGGCAGGCCAATGCGGCGGCGGTTGTGAAAAACTTAGACTTCATAGTTCCCTCCCAGGATGTGACCGGAGTTCAATGCTCCAATGCGACTGCGAGAGGTTTTCCATATCTTGC is part of the Sulfitobacter geojensis genome and harbors:
- a CDS encoding TRAP transporter small permease: MAGSSSAVVARTGDNLFLRVVAALSTVAGWCSAAMIVAAVAITCQMIFIRFVLNGSTVWQTEAVIYLAIGATLIGLPYVQRLRGHVNVDLIPLMLGRRARFVMALCTLSLSIAMVAIMLWYGYEFWHLTFEKNWKSDTVWGVRLWIPYAAMPIGFGLFLLQLIADLVAVILKIDTPFGLEDV
- the dctP gene encoding TRAP transporter substrate-binding protein DctP, with amino-acid sequence MKSKFFTTAAALACLTLGTAAQSETLRLSHQWSNKDVRHQVAQIVADEVAAADVDLDIQIFGSKSLFKPREQYRPLSRGQLDMTVLPLSYAGGQQPAYNLTLMPGMVKNHDHAARLSASPFMEALEEKMADDDVMVLVHGYLAGGFVGKDKCITAPDDVKGLQTRAAGKAFEQMLAGAGASIASMASSEIYNAMQTGVLTAANTSSSSFVSYRIYEQVKCYTPAGDVALWFMYQPLLMNKAKFDGLNADQQKALLDASAKAEAFYLEEAKKQDAASEKVFRDAGVEIAQMTAEDFDAWRALAQETSYKAFVADVPDGQELLDMALAVE